In one window of Propionispora hippei DSM 15287 DNA:
- a CDS encoding efflux RND transporter permease subunit, with protein MNITRFSIQKPIGISMIVMLFVVLGLFSFYRIGVELLPAVNIPYVTVTVDYPGAGTEQVEQDVIKPLENSLSSLANLKHITSVARPERAQITLEFEFWANVDTAAVDATQYVNAAISKLPTGVKTPSVIKRDINASPILEVSIVSGKPLSEVYTLANDVFSERLQRASGVSDVSLFGGRDKEVAVEVDKDKLSYYNISLSSIVSRIQQENVLTPAGSVFDDKKETNVRLIAQYASPEELAGIHVTNSNGVNIPLTDLATVKEQDQRVTRYARTNGQDVVSMTVYKNSDANLVDTAKAAKAQLESLRAEYPDYQFVVITDASQYVEDSLHNTLEALIEGLITTGLVLYLFLRGWRSSIAVLIAIPTSLISTFFVMYMAGFTFNMMSLMGMSLCIGTLVDDSIVVLENIHRHLKMGKDAKTAAEEGRNEIGMAALAITLCDVVVFMPVAFMTGMTGQFFRQFGLTIVFATLCSLMVSFTLTPMLASKFFKNGLKEPQGRLWDFMNRLEQGAVEKYERILRWSLINPVKIISAITVCFFVAVSLIPLGVIGSEYMPKTDEGSFQIFVQFPVGQNIDQTNGEVRKIEEYLTTIPEVSYYLSSVGTPAGNYGRVSVQMVDRKERSLTVWQVTEQVRRFLKENFPQASAQVSETQSSVAGVSGGTGTGGGGPNNSPVQIEIRGANLDNIIKASYRIQDIIAKVPGVKDVRSSYSEGMPELRLTVDRERLKFFNTTVNEVNNVFSGAVAGTLAGYYANDPTNDAQDTDIYVRLKNSDGFKASDISSIPVKAGNGLVKLSDVARLQDGVGPVMLRRVDKQESINIAANVTDRPLQEVLNDISKRIKPEDLGTNVTYRFTGQADNMNTTFGEMAQALGLSLVLVYMLLSTLYESLSTSFIRMFSLPFGLIGSLLFLAITRNTINLYSLIGILVMDGVVAKNGTLLLDYTLTLMERGMNAQDAIIEAGKTRLKPIFMTTLTMITGMLPTALAVTAGAETRVSMAWVVIGGLASSTFFTLIGIPIIFLFFEKHSFLASLQNLLLRLFHRKRSKTL; from the coding sequence GTGAATATAACTCGTTTTTCCATCCAAAAACCTATCGGCATATCCATGATTGTCATGTTGTTTGTTGTGCTGGGTTTATTCAGTTTTTACCGGATTGGTGTGGAACTGTTGCCGGCCGTCAATATTCCTTATGTCACGGTAACGGTTGATTACCCGGGAGCCGGGACCGAACAGGTGGAGCAGGACGTCATAAAACCCCTGGAAAATTCACTGTCTTCCTTAGCCAATTTAAAGCATATCACTTCGGTTGCCAGACCGGAAAGAGCTCAAATTACGCTGGAATTTGAATTCTGGGCCAATGTGGACACGGCAGCCGTTGATGCCACACAATATGTCAATGCGGCTATAAGCAAATTGCCGACCGGTGTGAAAACGCCATCGGTTATCAAACGGGATATTAATGCCTCGCCGATTTTGGAGGTTTCTATTGTTTCCGGCAAACCCCTGTCAGAGGTATATACCCTGGCTAACGATGTATTTTCCGAGCGTTTGCAAAGGGCCAGCGGTGTGTCCGACGTGTCGCTGTTTGGCGGGCGGGATAAGGAAGTGGCCGTGGAGGTGGACAAGGATAAGCTGTCTTACTACAACATTTCCTTAAGCTCCATTGTGAGCCGGATTCAGCAGGAAAATGTCCTGACGCCGGCCGGTTCGGTATTTGATGACAAAAAGGAAACCAATGTACGGTTGATTGCTCAATATGCTTCACCGGAAGAGTTAGCCGGCATTCATGTTACCAATTCGAACGGTGTTAATATTCCGTTGACCGATCTTGCCACAGTCAAAGAGCAGGACCAGCGGGTTACCCGCTATGCCCGGACTAACGGCCAGGATGTTGTATCTATGACAGTTTACAAAAATAGCGATGCCAATCTGGTGGATACGGCCAAGGCGGCTAAAGCGCAGTTGGAAAGCTTGCGGGCCGAATACCCGGATTATCAGTTTGTGGTCATTACCGATGCTTCTCAATATGTCGAGGACTCCTTGCATAATACGCTGGAGGCGCTGATTGAAGGGCTGATTACGACCGGACTGGTGCTGTATCTCTTTCTGCGGGGCTGGCGTTCGTCGATTGCTGTTTTAATTGCTATTCCCACGTCTTTGATCTCTACCTTTTTTGTTATGTATATGGCTGGCTTTACTTTTAATATGATGTCACTGATGGGCATGTCGTTATGTATCGGTACCTTGGTCGATGATTCGATAGTCGTGCTGGAAAATATCCATCGCCATTTGAAGATGGGCAAGGATGCCAAGACGGCGGCGGAAGAGGGACGAAATGAGATTGGCATGGCGGCTCTGGCGATTACGCTGTGCGATGTAGTTGTGTTTATGCCGGTTGCTTTTATGACTGGCATGACCGGACAATTTTTCCGGCAGTTTGGTCTGACCATTGTTTTTGCTACCCTGTGTTCACTTATGGTGTCATTTACTTTAACTCCCATGCTGGCCTCAAAATTCTTTAAGAACGGTCTCAAGGAACCGCAGGGACGGCTTTGGGATTTTATGAATCGCCTGGAACAGGGGGCTGTTGAAAAATATGAACGAATATTGCGGTGGAGTCTGATCAATCCGGTCAAGATTATCAGTGCTATTACCGTTTGTTTTTTCGTTGCTGTTTCACTTATTCCTTTGGGAGTGATCGGCTCTGAATATATGCCTAAAACCGATGAAGGCAGTTTTCAGATTTTTGTTCAGTTTCCCGTAGGGCAGAATATAGATCAAACAAACGGGGAAGTAAGAAAAATAGAGGAATATCTTACGACCATTCCGGAAGTTAGCTATTACCTATCCAGCGTGGGTACTCCTGCCGGCAATTACGGCAGGGTGAGTGTGCAAATGGTTGACCGGAAAGAGAGGAGCTTAACTGTCTGGCAGGTGACCGAACAAGTACGGCGTTTTCTCAAGGAAAACTTCCCGCAAGCCTCGGCACAGGTCAGTGAAACGCAATCTTCTGTCGCCGGTGTCTCCGGTGGGACCGGTACGGGAGGCGGCGGCCCCAATAATTCGCCGGTGCAGATTGAAATCCGGGGAGCCAATTTAGATAATATTATCAAAGCCTCCTACCGGATACAGGATATCATTGCCAAGGTGCCCGGTGTTAAGGATGTCCGCAGCTCCTATAGTGAAGGCATGCCTGAACTAAGGCTGACGGTAGACCGGGAACGGTTGAAATTTTTCAATACGACGGTTAATGAAGTCAACAACGTATTTTCCGGTGCGGTGGCCGGAACACTGGCCGGTTATTATGCCAATGATCCGACTAATGATGCACAGGATACGGATATTTATGTACGTCTTAAGAACAGTGATGGTTTTAAGGCCTCCGACATAAGTTCCATACCGGTAAAAGCCGGTAATGGTTTGGTGAAGCTGAGCGATGTGGCTCGCCTGCAGGATGGTGTCGGACCGGTCATGCTTCGGCGGGTAGATAAACAGGAATCGATTAACATAGCGGCTAATGTCACAGATCGTCCGTTGCAGGAAGTGCTAAACGATATCAGCAAAAGGATAAAGCCGGAGGATTTGGGGACTAACGTAACCTATCGTTTTACCGGGCAGGCGGACAACATGAACACTACCTTTGGCGAAATGGCCCAGGCCCTGGGATTATCTCTGGTCTTAGTGTATATGTTGCTTTCCACCTTGTACGAATCGCTGTCAACCTCCTTTATCCGTATGTTTTCGCTGCCTTTTGGTTTGATCGGATCGCTACTCTTTTTGGCAATTACCCGAAATACCATTAATTTATACTCTTTGATTGGTATTTTGGTTATGGATGGTGTGGTGGCTAAAAACGGTACCTTGCTTTTAGATTATACGCTGACGTTGATGGAACGGGGGATGAACGCGCAGGACGCTATTATTGAAGCCGGCAAAACCCGTTTAAAGCCGATATTTATGACTACACTGACGATGATTACCGGGATGCTGCCCACCGCTCTGGCCGTAACCGCCGGCGCGGAGACAAGGGTCAGCATGGCCTGGGTAGTTATCGGTGGTCTGGCTTCCTCGACTTTCTTCACCTTAATCGGTATTCCCATTATTTTTCTGTTTTTTGAAAAACACTCTTTTCTTGCTTCGCTGCAAAATCTTCTTTTGCGGCTATTCCATCGGAAACGTTCAAAAACCTTATAA
- a CDS encoding MetQ/NlpA family ABC transporter substrate-binding protein codes for MKKLVLLMVSLLALTVLFAGCGSNDKKEPNATAAKTVLKVAATPVPHAEILQVVKPILEKEGIDLQIVEMNDYVRPNIAVAEKELDANFFQHTPYLNKFAAEHNLQLSNIAGVHIEPMGIYSKKVKTLADVAAGSQVAIPNDPTNGGRALALLEKAGLLKLKPGVGINATVGDIVENPKNLKVAELEAPQLPRALDDVAIAVINTNYALEAKLVPTKDALFIEQNDSPFVNILVVRKGDENRPEIQKLAKALTSDEVKKFINDKYQGAVVPAF; via the coding sequence ATGAAAAAACTGGTTTTACTCATGGTTTCTCTATTGGCATTGACGGTTCTTTTCGCTGGCTGCGGCAGTAATGATAAAAAAGAACCTAATGCTACCGCTGCCAAAACGGTATTAAAAGTGGCAGCTACCCCCGTACCGCATGCTGAAATTCTGCAAGTAGTCAAACCCATATTGGAAAAAGAAGGAATTGACCTTCAAATTGTGGAAATGAACGACTATGTTCGTCCAAACATTGCCGTTGCCGAAAAAGAATTGGATGCTAACTTCTTTCAGCATACGCCTTATCTGAACAAGTTTGCCGCAGAGCATAACCTGCAATTAAGCAATATTGCCGGCGTACATATTGAACCGATGGGTATCTATTCCAAGAAAGTAAAAACACTGGCTGACGTTGCTGCCGGTTCGCAGGTAGCGATTCCTAACGATCCCACCAATGGAGGCCGCGCACTTGCTTTATTGGAAAAGGCCGGTCTGCTGAAACTGAAACCGGGAGTCGGCATTAACGCAACAGTAGGCGATATTGTTGAAAATCCTAAAAATTTAAAAGTAGCTGAACTGGAAGCGCCTCAACTCCCCCGTGCTTTGGACGATGTAGCCATTGCTGTTATCAATACCAACTATGCTTTGGAAGCAAAGCTGGTGCCGACCAAAGACGCTCTGTTTATTGAACAGAACGACTCGCCGTTTGTTAACATTTTAGTAGTTCGCAAAGGTGATGAAAATCGTCCGGAAATTCAGAAGCTGGCCAAGGCCTTAACGTCTGACGAAGTGAAGAAATTCATCAACGACAAATATCAGGGAGCCGTTGTTCCTGCCTTCTAA
- a CDS encoding methionine ABC transporter permease, whose translation MSQDMLMLLFEALLDTTYMVAVSTLISTLLGIPLGVILVATDKRGILENLYINRILGSIVNAARSTPFIILMVAIIPLTRLLTGTSIGTNAAIVPLSLAAIPFVGRVVEAALKEVDYGVVEAAQAMGASPFEIIRKVLIPESLPSIILGITLTIINLIGYSAMAGAIGGGGLGDLAIRYGYQRFRADIMLATVAILIAQVQIVQSCGDYLARKVNKR comes from the coding sequence ATGTCTCAAGACATGCTTATGCTGCTGTTTGAAGCCCTGCTTGACACAACCTATATGGTTGCTGTCTCCACCTTGATTTCCACCCTCCTCGGGATACCGCTTGGTGTCATTTTGGTTGCTACGGATAAACGAGGAATCCTGGAAAATCTGTACATCAATCGTATTTTAGGCAGTATTGTAAACGCAGCCCGCTCTACTCCCTTTATCATTTTAATGGTGGCTATCATTCCCTTAACCCGCCTGTTAACAGGCACCTCGATCGGCACTAATGCCGCCATCGTCCCGTTAAGTCTGGCGGCCATTCCCTTTGTCGGCCGGGTTGTAGAAGCGGCGCTGAAAGAAGTGGATTACGGAGTGGTCGAAGCCGCACAGGCCATGGGCGCCTCACCATTTGAAATCATCCGCAAAGTATTGATACCGGAATCGCTTCCCTCTATTATATTAGGAATCACCTTAACCATCATCAACCTGATCGGTTACTCCGCCATGGCCGGTGCGATTGGCGGCGGCGGCTTGGGTGATTTGGCCATCCGCTACGGTTATCAGCGATTCCGCGCCGATATTATGCTGGCCACAGTAGCCATTCTGATTGCTCAGGTCCAAATCGTGCAATCCTGCGGCGACTATCTCGCCCGCAAGGTAAACAAAAGATAA
- a CDS encoding methionine ABC transporter ATP-binding protein has product MISLNGIEKIYHSQSGQIHALRGINLEVKAGEIFGVIGKSGAGKSTLIRCINRLEQPTAGTVIVDGQDITKLTENELRESRKKIGMIFQHFNLLSSRTVFDNIAFPLELAGYTKHDVEDTVVRLLKLVGLSDKREQYPSQLSGGQKQRVGIARALANRPKVLLCDEATSALDPQTTKSILELLKNINRELKLTIVLITHEMQVIKEICDQVAVMENGLIIEQGPILDIFTQPQAAITREFIGTIMNHDLPDHFKHMPLSRTPLPDSKLLLRLSFIGDAAGEPIIAGMIRRFDIDVSILYGNMDHIKNVSFGTLIVELSGSQDAIHRALEYTRAHEVGSEVIGYVSRHAYAAV; this is encoded by the coding sequence TTGATTAGTTTAAACGGGATTGAAAAAATATACCACAGTCAGTCCGGTCAAATCCATGCTTTGCGTGGAATTAATTTGGAAGTCAAGGCCGGTGAAATTTTCGGAGTGATCGGTAAAAGCGGCGCCGGCAAAAGTACGTTGATCCGCTGCATCAACCGTTTAGAACAGCCTACGGCCGGAACAGTGATCGTCGACGGTCAGGACATCACAAAGCTGACGGAAAACGAACTTAGGGAATCGCGGAAAAAAATCGGCATGATTTTTCAGCATTTTAATTTACTCTCCTCCCGCACGGTTTTTGACAACATCGCTTTCCCTCTTGAATTGGCCGGCTACACTAAACATGATGTTGAAGATACGGTGGTCCGTCTCTTAAAACTGGTCGGTTTATCGGACAAACGTGAACAATACCCTTCACAATTAAGCGGTGGTCAAAAACAGCGGGTAGGTATCGCCCGCGCCTTAGCCAATCGTCCCAAGGTACTGTTGTGCGACGAGGCCACTTCGGCTCTTGACCCGCAAACTACCAAGTCCATTCTAGAATTATTAAAAAACATTAACCGGGAGCTTAAATTAACCATCGTCCTTATCACCCACGAAATGCAGGTTATCAAAGAAATCTGCGACCAGGTAGCAGTTATGGAAAATGGCCTGATTATTGAGCAGGGACCAATTCTGGATATCTTTACCCAGCCTCAGGCGGCTATTACCCGGGAATTTATCGGCACCATCATGAATCATGATTTACCGGATCATTTTAAACACATGCCACTTTCACGGACACCGCTTCCCGACAGCAAGCTGCTGCTGCGGCTTTCGTTTATCGGCGATGCTGCCGGCGAGCCAATCATTGCCGGTATGATCCGGCGTTTTGATATCGATGTAAGCATTCTCTATGGAAATATGGATCATATCAAAAATGTCTCCTTCGGTACTTTAATCGTTGAATTATCAGGCAGTCAGGATGCTATTCATAGGGCGCTTGAATACACCAGGGCACACGAAGTGGGAAGCGAGGTGATCGGCTATGTCTCAAGACATGCTTATGCTGCTGTTTGA
- a CDS encoding YerC/YecD family TrpR-related protein — protein sequence MSVNPKLKDPLIDQLFQAILLLQDEEECYQFFEDVSTIGELKSLAQRLEVARMLQLGATYDDIVARTGASTATISRVKRCLNYGADGYGIVLSRLDEKKKE from the coding sequence ATGTCGGTGAATCCTAAACTAAAAGATCCGTTGATTGATCAACTGTTTCAGGCTATTTTACTGTTGCAGGATGAAGAGGAGTGTTATCAGTTTTTTGAAGATGTTTCCACTATAGGGGAACTTAAGTCTTTAGCGCAGCGCTTGGAGGTTGCCCGGATGTTGCAGTTGGGGGCGACCTATGATGATATTGTGGCAAGAACAGGCGCTAGTACGGCTACCATCAGCCGCGTCAAACGCTGCCTGAATTATGGCGCCGACGGATATGGTATAGTTCTCTCGCGGCTTGACGAAAAGAAAAAAGAGTAA
- the hisZ gene encoding ATP phosphoribosyltransferase regulatory subunit: MKTNEFVPQIPYGTRDFLPREAKYKRIVEGSLAGLFAKWGYDEVVTPTFEYLETLSAGSDEQMAQNMFKFFDKKNHILALRPDMTTPIARVASTRLKENSLPLRLFYLTNVFRYEQAQAGRQCEFYQAGVELLGVPGPAADAEVIALAVQAMKDSGLQTFQVNIGQVEFINGIMEESRLTAEQRQKVKQCMVNRNVVGLGEILTASGLSSDVQTLLRQIPLLYGKEELLEQAYAMVTNPVSRAALDNLADIYCLLKGYGVEQYVNFDLGIIRDFEYYTGMVFEGYTPGLGFPLCGGGRYDKMVSSFGVDCPSTGFALGIERVLLALERQGISLDADFREWYVGWEPGKLTEAIQKASELRMQGQSVELALFPQSRQEAAMSQKAKGCKELIYI; the protein is encoded by the coding sequence ATGAAGACAAATGAATTTGTACCGCAGATTCCTTACGGCACCAGAGATTTTTTGCCGCGGGAAGCAAAATATAAACGAATTGTGGAAGGTTCCCTGGCCGGATTATTTGCCAAGTGGGGCTATGACGAGGTGGTCACGCCCACTTTTGAATATCTGGAAACTTTGTCTGCCGGCAGTGACGAGCAGATGGCACAGAATATGTTTAAGTTCTTTGATAAAAAAAATCACATTCTGGCATTGCGTCCGGATATGACTACTCCCATTGCCAGGGTGGCATCTACCCGGCTTAAAGAAAACAGTTTGCCGCTCCGCTTGTTCTACTTAACCAATGTATTTCGCTATGAGCAGGCGCAGGCCGGGCGGCAATGCGAATTCTATCAGGCGGGAGTGGAACTGTTGGGCGTTCCGGGACCGGCGGCCGATGCAGAGGTGATTGCTTTGGCCGTACAGGCAATGAAGGATTCCGGTTTGCAAACCTTTCAGGTCAATATTGGCCAGGTGGAATTTATCAATGGAATCATGGAAGAAAGCCGCCTGACCGCCGAACAGCGTCAAAAGGTTAAACAATGCATGGTAAACCGCAATGTGGTCGGTCTGGGGGAAATTCTGACGGCCAGCGGGCTAAGCTCCGACGTTCAGACTTTGCTGCGGCAGATTCCGCTGTTGTACGGCAAAGAGGAATTGCTGGAACAAGCCTACGCGATGGTTACCAATCCGGTCAGCCGGGCCGCGCTGGACAATCTGGCCGATATTTACTGCCTGCTGAAAGGGTACGGTGTGGAGCAGTATGTCAATTTTGACTTAGGGATCATCCGGGATTTTGAGTATTATACCGGCATGGTGTTTGAGGGCTATACGCCTGGGCTGGGATTTCCGCTGTGCGGTGGCGGCCGCTATGATAAGATGGTGTCGTCCTTCGGCGTTGACTGCCCGTCCACCGGTTTTGCCTTAGGAATAGAGCGGGTATTGTTGGCTCTGGAACGGCAGGGTATTTCACTGGACGCTGATTTTCGCGAGTGGTATGTGGGCTGGGAACCCGGCAAGCTGACGGAAGCGATTCAAAAAGCTTCTGAACTAAGAATGCAGGGACAGTCCGTCGAACTGGCTCTATTCCCCCAGTCGCGCCAGGAAGCTGCCATGAGCCAAAAGGCTAAAGGCTGTAAAGAACTCATCTATATTTAA
- a CDS encoding HD domain-containing protein — MFSRVKQVISALTARISRQEEEFVNRYLHPGEQALFWGMSLAEQRHALNVTYTALGFSGQTAIDIRRLIRCALLHDVGKRQGDINTAGKIMAVLAHSLAPGWAEAWGRQGRGAFPANLRHAFYIYFNHAERGASLLSQAGTEPEIVEIVRRHHKAPAKDDPPELCFLREADNIN; from the coding sequence ATGTTTTCACGGGTGAAACAAGTGATTTCGGCTCTTACTGCCAGGATCAGTAGACAAGAGGAAGAATTTGTGAACCGTTATCTGCACCCCGGGGAACAGGCATTGTTTTGGGGTATGAGTCTGGCCGAACAGCGGCATGCGCTGAATGTAACCTATACGGCGCTTGGCTTCTCCGGCCAGACGGCGATTGACATACGGCGTTTGATTCGCTGCGCTTTGCTGCACGATGTGGGGAAGCGGCAGGGTGATATCAACACAGCCGGTAAAATTATGGCGGTGCTGGCTCATTCTCTGGCTCCTGGCTGGGCCGAAGCCTGGGGCAGGCAGGGGCGGGGAGCTTTTCCCGCCAATTTGCGGCATGCCTTTTATATTTATTTTAATCATGCCGAGCGGGGAGCTTCGTTACTGAGTCAGGCCGGGACCGAGCCCGAAATTGTTGAAATCGTAAGGCGCCATCATAAAGCTCCGGCCAAGGATGATCCGCCGGAGCTTTGTTTTCTCCGAGAGGCCGACAATATCAATTAG